In Gadus macrocephalus chromosome 11, ASM3116895v1, a single genomic region encodes these proteins:
- the LOC132467946 gene encoding centriolin-like isoform X4, which produces MAMMTSKKHQELEVRLEDMLSRIAMETLEIKQLEQQLTEGQILVNEALQVDLQGIISGIQEYIGGLRQQVCQAQDEARCLGIQNQALQRQLDAVKLHCRRLETEARTHRQQFQDGLDQLLQALISGQDCFSSHGLEDLFSDRLRQMYQGIQQYVADQIRRAQEQSQHTKDQQVRDQHIQGERLRADSQGACEALLNSQAQVQNLQHMMAEVLSRREKCSKSMSESQRHTDLTIRWTTQQLRALSDTLEQLEPHQEPPDSGLGLHYLSSPEGGRSDIKVPPRLDHYSVDDNPTDTDAGKGGATCLPAGIADSQEPLCGCSPSPACNLPEHTDLIDRLEEQRKRLEEERKMIHLGRKPLRSTSQPNRCVCLCEEVQCVEHTLLKRRAELRQADRRLMDAQSCLHNTRHKARCVQRQLVLSQSELEGLKHRLDESATCLLQTKQQLWQTEAELQQVKGRRSRGKRR; this is translated from the exons ATGGCCATGATGACGAGCAAGAAGCATCAAGAGTTGGAGGTTCGTCTTGAGGACATGCTGTCGCGCATCGCCATGGAGACACTGGAGATTAAACAACTGGAGCAGCAGCTGACTGAAG GCCAGATCCTGGTGAATGAGGCTCTCCAGGTGGACTTGCAGGGAATCATCTCTGGGATTCAAGAATACATTGGGGGGCTCAGACAGCAG GTCTGTCAGGCCCAGGATGAGGCTCGCTGCTTGGGGATACAGAACCAGGCTCTGCAGCGCCAACTGGACGCTGTTAAGCTCCACTGCAGGCGGTTGGAGACAGAAGccaggacacacagacag cAGTTTCAGGATGGTCTGGACCAGTTGTTACAGGCTCTGATCAGCGGACAGGATTGCTTCAG CTCCCATGGCCTGGAGGACCTGTTTAGTGACAGGCTGAGGCAGATGTACCAGGGCATCCAGCAATATGTAGCAGACCAGATCCGGAGGGCCCAGGAGCAGAGCCAGCACACCAAGGACCAACAGGTCCGAGACCAACACATCCAGGGCGAGAGGCTGCGGGCGGATTCACAGGGAGCGTGCGAGGCCCTACTCAACTCCCAGGCCCAGGTCCAGAATCTCCAGCACATGATG GCAGAGGTGCTGTCCAGGAGAGAGAAGTGCAGCAAGTCCATGTCTGAGTCCCAACGACACACAGACCTGACGATAAGGTGGACAACACAACAGCTCCGGGCTCTCTCTGATACTTTAGAACAACTGGAACCACATcag GAGCCTCCGGACTCTGGCTTGGGGCTGCACTACCTCAGTTCACCTGAAGGGGGGCGCTCTGACATAAAGGTGCCACCACGTTTGGACCACTACAGTGTAGATGACAACCCTACAGACACTG ATGCAGGGAAAGGCGGAGCTACATGCCTCCCTGCTGGGATAGCAGACAGCCAGGAGCCCCTCTGTGGTTGTTCCCCTTCTCCAGCCTGTAATCTCCCAGAGCACACAGACCTG ATTGACAGAttagaggagcagaggaagaggttggaagaggagaggaagatgatCCATCTGGGCAGGAAACCGCTCAGGTCAACAAGTCAACCAAACcg gtgtgtgtgtctgtgtgaggagGTGCAGTGTGTGGAACACACTCTGTTAAAAAGGAGAGCAGAACTTAGACAGGCAGATCGACGCCTGATGGATGCACAAAGCTGTCTACACAATACCAGacacaag GCCAGATGTGTGCAGAGGCAGCTGGTGTTGTCTCAGTCAGAGCTGGAGGGGCTGAAACACAGACTGGACGAGAGCGCTACCTGTCTCCTGCAGACCAAACAGCAGCTCTG GCAGACGGAGGCGGAGCTTCAGCAggtgaaagggaggaggagtaggggaaAGAGACGATGA
- the tti2 gene encoding TELO2-interacting protein 2, whose amino-acid sequence MDLSSLLCRLRVSSSSARPFHLPDDSQPFPPITEVLRQLQDNLSGVAQRDDCDSEKVSAIGQAEQLFKIADSHWLTSPDDSDETNDAPACARWAALAEAYVGVVRSLTRCAALPACEADSGLPDSLYRDVPAGAVLVCSALCSLLGCLGLAGGEAGGQGVREATQDEAPPTGRGAGALLLAAVAPLCCVFAVTHSQEQPWTDARSRESAGHLLSSLVAAGRFRDIPHFLMGDEEESAGGGRGRAVFGGLLDVLQPNLTKDLLPQCAAVKVVFSWALLQMSRPFLSHHLPRVVSPSLLLSDHYRPENCILGIRCLHHIVLQTSAAELRQYNRAEVVYQALYKHLYTTNGPQIQLVLACFLDLLLVLEKPPSISGPQEVPRKPCRHDDVVRLLLTNMEMEHKVALRRIYAAALPQYIHRLRVCACRHLKRLERVLLSYLEVSDPPQESSRSSALEALETLLPVAWPRIDQRRVGVFLQCLLRLLVDLSSESLLSASIKEKLNNQTARCLTLLNHCSHGRVKSLLQLVDSSCASAAVLRCLETVTMATER is encoded by the exons aTGGACCTGTCATCGCTTCTCTGTCGCCTGCGCGTCTCATCCTCGTCAGCCCGCCCCTTCCATCTCCCTGACGACAGTCAGCCCTTTCCACCAATCACAGAGGTGCTCCGCCAGCTGCAGGACAATCTGAGTGGAGTCGCTCAACGAGACGACTGTGACTCGGAGAAAGTATCTGCCATTGGCCAGGCGGAACAGTTATTCAAGATCGCTGACTCCCATTGGCTGACGTCCCCTGATGACAGCGATGAGACCAATGACGCGCCTGCGTGTGCCCGGTGGGCGGCGCTGGCGGAGGCCTACGTGGGCGTAGTCCGGTCTCTCACCCGCTGTGCCGCTCTGCCCGCGTGCGAGGCCGACAGCGGCCTGCCCGACAGCCTCTACCGGGACGTCCCAGCCGGGGCCGTGCTGGTCTGCTCGGCCCTCTGCAGCCTGCTGGGGTGCCTGGGGCTGGCCgggggagaggcgggggggCAGGGCGTGAGGGAGGCAACCCAGGATGAGGCCCCACCCACCGGTCGAGGCGCCGGGGCCCTCCTCTTAGCAGCTGTGGCCccactgtgttgtgtgtttgctgtgacCCACTCGCAG GAACAGCCATGGACGGACGCCCGCTCAAGGGAGTCTGCCGGGCACCTGCTGAGCAGCCTGGTGGCGGCGGGGCGGTTCAGGGACATCCCTCACTTCCTCatgggggacgaggaggagtctgcaggaggggggagaggccgGGCTGTGTTCGGGGGGCTCCTGGATGTCCTGCAGCCTAACCTGACAAA gGACCTGTTGCCTCAGTGTGCAGCAGTGAAAGTGGTCTTCTCCTGGGCTCTACTTCAG ATGAGCCGCCCCTTtctctcccaccacctcccccgtgtcgtctccccctccctcctcctgtcggACCACTACAGGCCAGAGAACTGCATTCTTGGAATCCGTTGTCTCCATCATATAGTTCTAcagacg TCTGCAGCAGAGCTACGTCAATACAACAGAGCAGAGGTGGTCTACCAGGCTCTCTACAAACACCTGTACACCACCAACGGCCCGCAGATACAG CTGGTCCTGGCCTGCTTCTTGGACCTGCTGCTCGTCCTGGAGAAGCCTCCCTCTATCTCGGGCCCCCAGGAGGTCCCCAGGAAGCCCTGTCGCCACGACGACGTGGTGCGTCTGCTCCTCACCAACATGGAGATGGAGCACAAGGTGGCGCTGCGCCGCATCTACGCCGCCGCACTGCCACAGTACATCCACAG actgagggtgtgtgcgtgcagacaCCTGAAGCGGCTGGAGCGCGTGCTGCTGAGTTACCTGGAGGTGAGCGACCCCCCGCAggagagcagcaggagcagcgccCTGGAGGCCCTGGAGACACTGCTCCCTGTGGCCTGGCCCCg GATAGACCAGCGCCGTGTGGGCGTGTTCCTGCAGTGTTTGTTGCGGCTGCTGGTCGACTTGTCATCTGAAAGCCTCCTTTCTGCATCCATCAAGGAGAAGCTAAACAATCAGACGGCTCGTTGTTTGACTCTACTGAACCACTGTTCACATGGCAGGGTCAAG TCACTCCTTCAGCTGGTAGACAGTAGCTGTGCCAGTGCTGCTGTGCTGCGTTGCCTAGAGACGGTCACCATGGCGACAGAAAGGTGA
- the LOC132467946 gene encoding centriolin-like isoform X2, translating to MGRTVHQSECVVLMAMMTSKKHQELEVRLEDMLSRIAMETLEIKQLEQQLTEGQILVNEALQVDLQGIISGIQEYIGGLRQQVCQAQDEARCLGIQNQALQRQLDAVKLHCRRLETEARTHRQFQDGLDQLLQALISGQDCFSSHGLEDLFSDRLRQMYQGIQQYVADQIRRAQEQSQHTKDQQVRDQHIQGERLRADSQGACEALLNSQAQVQNLQHMMAEVLSRREKCSKSMSESQRHTDLTIRWTTQQLRALSDTLEQLEPHQEPPDSGLGLHYLSSPEGGRSDIKVPPRLDHYSVDDNPTDTDAGKGGATCLPAGIADSQEPLCGCSPSPACNLPEHTDLIDRLEEQRKRLEEERKMIHLGRKPLRSTSQPNRCVCLCEEVQCVEHTLLKRRAELRQADRRLMDAQSCLHNTRHKARCVQRQLVLSQSELEGLKHRLDESATCLLQTKQQLWQTEAELQQVKGRRSRGKRR from the exons ATGGGACGAACCGTTCACCAATCAGAGTGCGTTGTCTTGATGGCCATGATGACGAGCAAGAAGCATCAAGAGTTGGAGGTTCGTCTTGAGGACATGCTGTCGCGCATCGCCATGGAGACACTGGAGATTAAACAACTGGAGCAGCAGCTGACTGAAG GCCAGATCCTGGTGAATGAGGCTCTCCAGGTGGACTTGCAGGGAATCATCTCTGGGATTCAAGAATACATTGGGGGGCTCAGACAGCAG GTCTGTCAGGCCCAGGATGAGGCTCGCTGCTTGGGGATACAGAACCAGGCTCTGCAGCGCCAACTGGACGCTGTTAAGCTCCACTGCAGGCGGTTGGAGACAGAAGccaggacacacagacag TTTCAGGATGGTCTGGACCAGTTGTTACAGGCTCTGATCAGCGGACAGGATTGCTTCAG CTCCCATGGCCTGGAGGACCTGTTTAGTGACAGGCTGAGGCAGATGTACCAGGGCATCCAGCAATATGTAGCAGACCAGATCCGGAGGGCCCAGGAGCAGAGCCAGCACACCAAGGACCAACAGGTCCGAGACCAACACATCCAGGGCGAGAGGCTGCGGGCGGATTCACAGGGAGCGTGCGAGGCCCTACTCAACTCCCAGGCCCAGGTCCAGAATCTCCAGCACATGATG GCAGAGGTGCTGTCCAGGAGAGAGAAGTGCAGCAAGTCCATGTCTGAGTCCCAACGACACACAGACCTGACGATAAGGTGGACAACACAACAGCTCCGGGCTCTCTCTGATACTTTAGAACAACTGGAACCACATcag GAGCCTCCGGACTCTGGCTTGGGGCTGCACTACCTCAGTTCACCTGAAGGGGGGCGCTCTGACATAAAGGTGCCACCACGTTTGGACCACTACAGTGTAGATGACAACCCTACAGACACTG ATGCAGGGAAAGGCGGAGCTACATGCCTCCCTGCTGGGATAGCAGACAGCCAGGAGCCCCTCTGTGGTTGTTCCCCTTCTCCAGCCTGTAATCTCCCAGAGCACACAGACCTG ATTGACAGAttagaggagcagaggaagaggttggaagaggagaggaagatgatCCATCTGGGCAGGAAACCGCTCAGGTCAACAAGTCAACCAAACcg gtgtgtgtgtctgtgtgaggagGTGCAGTGTGTGGAACACACTCTGTTAAAAAGGAGAGCAGAACTTAGACAGGCAGATCGACGCCTGATGGATGCACAAAGCTGTCTACACAATACCAGacacaag GCCAGATGTGTGCAGAGGCAGCTGGTGTTGTCTCAGTCAGAGCTGGAGGGGCTGAAACACAGACTGGACGAGAGCGCTACCTGTCTCCTGCAGACCAAACAGCAGCTCTG GCAGACGGAGGCGGAGCTTCAGCAggtgaaagggaggaggagtaggggaaAGAGACGATGA
- the LOC132467946 gene encoding centriolin-like isoform X5 encodes MGRTVHQSECVVLMAMMTSKKHQELEVRLEDMLSRIAMETLEIKQLEQQLTEGQILVNEALQVDLQGIISGIQEYIGGLRQQVCQAQDEARCLGIQNQALQRQLDAVKLHCRRLETEARTHRQQFQDGLDQLLQALISGQDCFSSHGLEDLFSDRLRQMYQGIQQYVADQIRRAQEQSQHTKDQQVRDQHIQGERLRADSQGACEALLNSQAQVQNLQHMMAEVLSRREKCSKSMSESQRHTDLTIRWTTQQLRALSDTLEQLEPHQEPPDSGLGLHYLSSPEGGRSDIKVPPRLDHYSVDDNPTDTDAGKGGATCLPAGIADSQEPLCGCSPSPACNLPEHTDLIDRLEEQRKRLEEERKMIHLGRKPLRSTSQPNRCVCLCEEVQCVEHTLLKRRAELRQADRRLMDAQSCLHNTRHKARCVQRQLVLSQSELEGLKHRLDESATCLLQTKQQL; translated from the exons ATGGGACGAACCGTTCACCAATCAGAGTGCGTTGTCTTGATGGCCATGATGACGAGCAAGAAGCATCAAGAGTTGGAGGTTCGTCTTGAGGACATGCTGTCGCGCATCGCCATGGAGACACTGGAGATTAAACAACTGGAGCAGCAGCTGACTGAAG GCCAGATCCTGGTGAATGAGGCTCTCCAGGTGGACTTGCAGGGAATCATCTCTGGGATTCAAGAATACATTGGGGGGCTCAGACAGCAG GTCTGTCAGGCCCAGGATGAGGCTCGCTGCTTGGGGATACAGAACCAGGCTCTGCAGCGCCAACTGGACGCTGTTAAGCTCCACTGCAGGCGGTTGGAGACAGAAGccaggacacacagacag cAGTTTCAGGATGGTCTGGACCAGTTGTTACAGGCTCTGATCAGCGGACAGGATTGCTTCAG CTCCCATGGCCTGGAGGACCTGTTTAGTGACAGGCTGAGGCAGATGTACCAGGGCATCCAGCAATATGTAGCAGACCAGATCCGGAGGGCCCAGGAGCAGAGCCAGCACACCAAGGACCAACAGGTCCGAGACCAACACATCCAGGGCGAGAGGCTGCGGGCGGATTCACAGGGAGCGTGCGAGGCCCTACTCAACTCCCAGGCCCAGGTCCAGAATCTCCAGCACATGATG GCAGAGGTGCTGTCCAGGAGAGAGAAGTGCAGCAAGTCCATGTCTGAGTCCCAACGACACACAGACCTGACGATAAGGTGGACAACACAACAGCTCCGGGCTCTCTCTGATACTTTAGAACAACTGGAACCACATcag GAGCCTCCGGACTCTGGCTTGGGGCTGCACTACCTCAGTTCACCTGAAGGGGGGCGCTCTGACATAAAGGTGCCACCACGTTTGGACCACTACAGTGTAGATGACAACCCTACAGACACTG ATGCAGGGAAAGGCGGAGCTACATGCCTCCCTGCTGGGATAGCAGACAGCCAGGAGCCCCTCTGTGGTTGTTCCCCTTCTCCAGCCTGTAATCTCCCAGAGCACACAGACCTG ATTGACAGAttagaggagcagaggaagaggttggaagaggagaggaagatgatCCATCTGGGCAGGAAACCGCTCAGGTCAACAAGTCAACCAAACcg gtgtgtgtgtctgtgtgaggagGTGCAGTGTGTGGAACACACTCTGTTAAAAAGGAGAGCAGAACTTAGACAGGCAGATCGACGCCTGATGGATGCACAAAGCTGTCTACACAATACCAGacacaag GCCAGATGTGTGCAGAGGCAGCTGGTGTTGTCTCAGTCAGAGCTGGAGGGGCTGAAACACAGACTGGACGAGAGCGCTACCTGTCTCCTGCAGACCAAACAGCAGCTCTG A
- the LOC132467946 gene encoding centriolin-like isoform X1, whose product MGRTVHQSECVVLMAMMTSKKHQELEVRLEDMLSRIAMETLEIKQLEQQLTEGQILVNEALQVDLQGIISGIQEYIGGLRQQVCQAQDEARCLGIQNQALQRQLDAVKLHCRRLETEARTHRQQFQDGLDQLLQALISGQDCFSSHGLEDLFSDRLRQMYQGIQQYVADQIRRAQEQSQHTKDQQVRDQHIQGERLRADSQGACEALLNSQAQVQNLQHMMAEVLSRREKCSKSMSESQRHTDLTIRWTTQQLRALSDTLEQLEPHQEPPDSGLGLHYLSSPEGGRSDIKVPPRLDHYSVDDNPTDTDAGKGGATCLPAGIADSQEPLCGCSPSPACNLPEHTDLIDRLEEQRKRLEEERKMIHLGRKPLRSTSQPNRCVCLCEEVQCVEHTLLKRRAELRQADRRLMDAQSCLHNTRHKARCVQRQLVLSQSELEGLKHRLDESATCLLQTKQQLWQTEAELQQVKGRRSRGKRR is encoded by the exons ATGGGACGAACCGTTCACCAATCAGAGTGCGTTGTCTTGATGGCCATGATGACGAGCAAGAAGCATCAAGAGTTGGAGGTTCGTCTTGAGGACATGCTGTCGCGCATCGCCATGGAGACACTGGAGATTAAACAACTGGAGCAGCAGCTGACTGAAG GCCAGATCCTGGTGAATGAGGCTCTCCAGGTGGACTTGCAGGGAATCATCTCTGGGATTCAAGAATACATTGGGGGGCTCAGACAGCAG GTCTGTCAGGCCCAGGATGAGGCTCGCTGCTTGGGGATACAGAACCAGGCTCTGCAGCGCCAACTGGACGCTGTTAAGCTCCACTGCAGGCGGTTGGAGACAGAAGccaggacacacagacag cAGTTTCAGGATGGTCTGGACCAGTTGTTACAGGCTCTGATCAGCGGACAGGATTGCTTCAG CTCCCATGGCCTGGAGGACCTGTTTAGTGACAGGCTGAGGCAGATGTACCAGGGCATCCAGCAATATGTAGCAGACCAGATCCGGAGGGCCCAGGAGCAGAGCCAGCACACCAAGGACCAACAGGTCCGAGACCAACACATCCAGGGCGAGAGGCTGCGGGCGGATTCACAGGGAGCGTGCGAGGCCCTACTCAACTCCCAGGCCCAGGTCCAGAATCTCCAGCACATGATG GCAGAGGTGCTGTCCAGGAGAGAGAAGTGCAGCAAGTCCATGTCTGAGTCCCAACGACACACAGACCTGACGATAAGGTGGACAACACAACAGCTCCGGGCTCTCTCTGATACTTTAGAACAACTGGAACCACATcag GAGCCTCCGGACTCTGGCTTGGGGCTGCACTACCTCAGTTCACCTGAAGGGGGGCGCTCTGACATAAAGGTGCCACCACGTTTGGACCACTACAGTGTAGATGACAACCCTACAGACACTG ATGCAGGGAAAGGCGGAGCTACATGCCTCCCTGCTGGGATAGCAGACAGCCAGGAGCCCCTCTGTGGTTGTTCCCCTTCTCCAGCCTGTAATCTCCCAGAGCACACAGACCTG ATTGACAGAttagaggagcagaggaagaggttggaagaggagaggaagatgatCCATCTGGGCAGGAAACCGCTCAGGTCAACAAGTCAACCAAACcg gtgtgtgtgtctgtgtgaggagGTGCAGTGTGTGGAACACACTCTGTTAAAAAGGAGAGCAGAACTTAGACAGGCAGATCGACGCCTGATGGATGCACAAAGCTGTCTACACAATACCAGacacaag GCCAGATGTGTGCAGAGGCAGCTGGTGTTGTCTCAGTCAGAGCTGGAGGGGCTGAAACACAGACTGGACGAGAGCGCTACCTGTCTCCTGCAGACCAAACAGCAGCTCTG GCAGACGGAGGCGGAGCTTCAGCAggtgaaagggaggaggagtaggggaaAGAGACGATGA
- the LOC132467946 gene encoding centriolin-like isoform X3: MGRTVHQSECVVLMAMMTSKKHQELEVRLEDMLSRIAMETLEIKQLEQQLTEGQILVNEALQVDLQGIISGIQEYIGGLRQQVCQAQDEARCLGIQNQALQRQLDAVKLHCRRLETEARTHRQQFQDGLDQLLQALISGQDCFSSHGLEDLFSDRLRQMYQGIQQYVADQIRRAQEQSQHTKDQQVRDQHIQGERLRADSQGACEALLNSQAQVQNLQHMMAEVLSRREKCSKSMSESQRHTDLTIRWTTQQLRALSDTLEQLEPHQEPPDSGLGLHYLSSPEGGRSDIKVPPRLDHYSVDDNPTDTDAGKGGATCLPAGIADSQEPLCGCSPSPACNLPEHTDLIDRLEEQRKRLEEERKMIHLGRKPLRCVCLCEEVQCVEHTLLKRRAELRQADRRLMDAQSCLHNTRHKARCVQRQLVLSQSELEGLKHRLDESATCLLQTKQQLWQTEAELQQVKGRRSRGKRR; this comes from the exons ATGGGACGAACCGTTCACCAATCAGAGTGCGTTGTCTTGATGGCCATGATGACGAGCAAGAAGCATCAAGAGTTGGAGGTTCGTCTTGAGGACATGCTGTCGCGCATCGCCATGGAGACACTGGAGATTAAACAACTGGAGCAGCAGCTGACTGAAG GCCAGATCCTGGTGAATGAGGCTCTCCAGGTGGACTTGCAGGGAATCATCTCTGGGATTCAAGAATACATTGGGGGGCTCAGACAGCAG GTCTGTCAGGCCCAGGATGAGGCTCGCTGCTTGGGGATACAGAACCAGGCTCTGCAGCGCCAACTGGACGCTGTTAAGCTCCACTGCAGGCGGTTGGAGACAGAAGccaggacacacagacag cAGTTTCAGGATGGTCTGGACCAGTTGTTACAGGCTCTGATCAGCGGACAGGATTGCTTCAG CTCCCATGGCCTGGAGGACCTGTTTAGTGACAGGCTGAGGCAGATGTACCAGGGCATCCAGCAATATGTAGCAGACCAGATCCGGAGGGCCCAGGAGCAGAGCCAGCACACCAAGGACCAACAGGTCCGAGACCAACACATCCAGGGCGAGAGGCTGCGGGCGGATTCACAGGGAGCGTGCGAGGCCCTACTCAACTCCCAGGCCCAGGTCCAGAATCTCCAGCACATGATG GCAGAGGTGCTGTCCAGGAGAGAGAAGTGCAGCAAGTCCATGTCTGAGTCCCAACGACACACAGACCTGACGATAAGGTGGACAACACAACAGCTCCGGGCTCTCTCTGATACTTTAGAACAACTGGAACCACATcag GAGCCTCCGGACTCTGGCTTGGGGCTGCACTACCTCAGTTCACCTGAAGGGGGGCGCTCTGACATAAAGGTGCCACCACGTTTGGACCACTACAGTGTAGATGACAACCCTACAGACACTG ATGCAGGGAAAGGCGGAGCTACATGCCTCCCTGCTGGGATAGCAGACAGCCAGGAGCCCCTCTGTGGTTGTTCCCCTTCTCCAGCCTGTAATCTCCCAGAGCACACAGACCTG ATTGACAGAttagaggagcagaggaagaggttggaagaggagaggaagatgatCCATCTGGGCAGGAAACCGCTCAG gtgtgtgtgtctgtgtgaggagGTGCAGTGTGTGGAACACACTCTGTTAAAAAGGAGAGCAGAACTTAGACAGGCAGATCGACGCCTGATGGATGCACAAAGCTGTCTACACAATACCAGacacaag GCCAGATGTGTGCAGAGGCAGCTGGTGTTGTCTCAGTCAGAGCTGGAGGGGCTGAAACACAGACTGGACGAGAGCGCTACCTGTCTCCTGCAGACCAAACAGCAGCTCTG GCAGACGGAGGCGGAGCTTCAGCAggtgaaagggaggaggagtaggggaaAGAGACGATGA